The nucleotide window GGAATTCCACAAATTGTTTCTGGAGAGCGGGGAAGACTTTTTGAAAAGTCTTTGCGTATTGGAGAGCAAGCTCCTTCTGCCGAGAGTCATAGATCCATATGGCATTCTCTTGCTCCATCACTTTCCAGTGAATTTCGGGAGCCACCTGGGCAAAACTTGTCTTACTCTTCGCGATGACCGCGATCACCATTAAGCAAAATAGAAAATGTTTCATTTGTACAATTAGAACACGAGTGTTCTGACGGCTGCATTAAAAGAAGAAAGGTTTGACAAGTGTCAGCAAAGTTTTGAGAATACCCTTAACAACTTAAGGAGATTCCACATGTTAAAAAAACTTTTCGTCATCGGCCTTTCATTGGTTTTTGTTGTCGCTTGTTCTTCTAAAAAGAAAGCGGACGACGCAGGTACAGCAGGAGATGGTATGAACTCTGCTGCAGACATTGCTGAAAAGCCCATCATTTTCGATCCATTGGGATCTGACAGTGGAAACATTTCCGGTCTAAGAACTGTGAACTTCGCTTACGATAGCCAAAATCTAGATGCCGAAGCCAAACAAGTTTTGGGTTCCAATGCAGAATGGATGAAGTCGAATCCTAATGCAAAAATGCAAATCGAAGGACACTGTGATAGCCGCGGTTCCAACGAGTACAATTTAACATTGGGTGAAAGACGTGCGAACACGGTCAAGACGTACCTTCAAGGTCAAGGCATTGATGGCGCCAGACTTTCTGTGATCAGCTACGGCGAAGAAAAACCACTAGCGACTGGCGAAAACGACGCTGACTATGCAAGAAATCGTCGCGCCAATTTCGTACCTGTACAATAAGTGGTTCTATGA belongs to Bdellovibrionales bacterium and includes:
- the pal gene encoding peptidoglycan-associated lipoprotein Pal, coding for MLKKLFVIGLSLVFVVACSSKKKADDAGTAGDGMNSAADIAEKPIIFDPLGSDSGNISGLRTVNFAYDSQNLDAEAKQVLGSNAEWMKSNPNAKMQIEGHCDSRGSNEYNLTLGERRANTVKTYLQGQGIDGARLSVISYGEEKPLATGENDADYARNRRANFVPVQ